The Burkholderia pyrrocinia genome has a segment encoding these proteins:
- the miaB gene encoding tRNA (N6-isopentenyl adenosine(37)-C2)-methylthiotransferase MiaB — MTKKVYVKTFGCQMNEYDSDKMVDVLNAAEGLEKTDTPEDADIILFNTCSVREKAQEKVFSDLGRVRELKEAKPGLLIGVGGCVASQEGASIVSRAPYVDLVFGPQTLHRLPQMIDARRASGRAQVDITFPEIEKFDHLPPARVEGPSAFVSIMEGCSKYCSYCVVPYTRGDEVSRPLDDVLTEVAGLADQGVREVTLLGQNVNAYRGALTAGAAEIADFATLIEYVADIPGIERIRYTTSHPKEFTQRLIDTYAKVPKLVSHLHLPVQHGSDRILMAMKRGYTVLEYKSVIRKLRAIRPDLSLSTDMIVGFPGETEEDFDKMMALVHEMSYDTSFSFIYSPRPGTPAANLHDDTPREVKLKRLQHLQATIEENVARISQSMVGKVERILVEGPSRKDPNELAGRTENNRVVNFPAPLASHPRLIGQMIDVKINHAYPHSLRGELVLVSDDASAATH; from the coding sequence ATGACCAAGAAAGTTTACGTAAAGACCTTCGGCTGCCAGATGAACGAGTACGACTCGGACAAGATGGTGGACGTGCTCAATGCCGCCGAAGGCCTCGAGAAGACCGACACGCCCGAAGACGCGGACATCATCCTGTTCAACACGTGCTCGGTGCGTGAAAAGGCGCAGGAGAAGGTGTTCTCCGATCTCGGCCGCGTGCGCGAGCTGAAGGAAGCGAAGCCCGGCCTGCTGATCGGCGTCGGCGGCTGCGTCGCGAGCCAGGAAGGCGCGTCGATCGTGTCGCGCGCGCCGTACGTCGACCTCGTGTTCGGCCCGCAGACGCTGCACCGCCTGCCGCAGATGATCGACGCGCGCCGCGCGAGCGGCCGCGCGCAGGTCGACATCACGTTCCCCGAAATCGAGAAGTTCGACCACCTGCCGCCCGCGCGCGTCGAGGGGCCGAGCGCGTTCGTATCGATCATGGAAGGCTGCTCGAAGTACTGCAGCTACTGCGTGGTGCCGTACACGCGCGGCGACGAAGTGTCGCGCCCGCTCGACGACGTGCTGACCGAAGTGGCCGGCCTCGCCGACCAGGGCGTGCGCGAAGTCACGCTGCTCGGCCAGAACGTGAACGCGTATCGCGGCGCGCTGACGGCCGGCGCGGCCGAGATCGCCGATTTCGCGACGCTGATCGAATACGTCGCCGACATCCCCGGCATCGAGCGGATCCGCTACACGACGTCGCACCCGAAGGAATTCACGCAGCGCCTGATCGACACCTACGCGAAGGTGCCGAAGCTCGTGAGCCACCTGCACCTGCCCGTCCAGCACGGCTCCGACCGCATCCTGATGGCGATGAAGCGCGGCTATACGGTGCTCGAGTACAAATCGGTGATCCGCAAGCTGCGTGCGATCCGCCCCGACCTGTCGCTGTCGACCGACATGATCGTCGGCTTCCCCGGCGAGACCGAGGAGGATTTCGACAAGATGATGGCGCTCGTGCACGAGATGAGCTACGACACGAGCTTCTCGTTCATCTACAGCCCGCGCCCCGGCACGCCGGCCGCGAACCTGCACGACGACACGCCGCGCGAAGTGAAGCTCAAACGCCTGCAACATCTGCAGGCGACCATCGAGGAAAACGTCGCGCGCATCAGCCAGTCGATGGTCGGGAAGGTCGAGCGGATCCTCGTCGAGGGCCCGTCGCGCAAGGACCCGAACGAACTCGCGGGCCGCACCGAGAACAACCGGGTCGTGAATTTCCCGGCGCCGCTCGCGTCGCACCCGCGCCTGATCGGCCAGATGATCGACGTGAAGATCAACCATGCGTACCCGCACTCGCTGCGCGGCGAGCTCGTGCTCGTCAGCGACGACGCGAGCGCGGCCACCCACTGA
- a CDS encoding PhoH family protein, with translation MKTAQPLEFIAPRDDNARLANLCGPLDENLRQIEQALDVTLARRGHRITIRGRGAKLALAALDNFYNRARDPLSVDDIQLALVEVRHTSGNGRENTLDVRFRGDPDHPFDEPVVQLDDEALEEQGPKLYTRRADLRGRTPAQREYLKQILSHDVTLGIGPAGTGKTYLAVACAVDALERDQVKRIVLTRPAVEAGERLGFLPGDLAQKVDPYLRPLYDALYDLLGFDKTAKMFERQMIEIAPLAYMRGRTLNHAFIILDEAQNTTPEQMKMFLTRIGFGSKAVVTGDTSQVDLPRGHKSGLVEAQQVLGGVRGIALTRFTSADVVRHPLVARIVEAYDEFHAQHQDG, from the coding sequence TTGAAGACCGCCCAACCCCTGGAATTCATCGCGCCGCGCGACGACAACGCGCGCCTCGCCAATCTCTGCGGCCCGCTCGACGAAAACCTGCGGCAGATCGAACAGGCACTCGACGTCACGCTCGCGCGGCGCGGCCACCGGATCACGATCCGCGGGCGCGGCGCCAAGCTCGCGCTCGCGGCGCTCGACAACTTCTACAACCGTGCGCGCGATCCGCTGTCGGTCGACGACATCCAGCTCGCGCTGGTCGAAGTGCGCCACACCTCCGGCAACGGCCGCGAGAACACGCTCGACGTGCGCTTCCGCGGCGACCCCGACCATCCGTTCGACGAGCCTGTCGTGCAGCTCGACGACGAGGCGCTCGAAGAGCAGGGACCGAAGCTCTACACGCGGCGCGCCGACCTGCGCGGCCGCACGCCTGCGCAGCGCGAATACCTGAAGCAGATCCTGTCGCACGACGTCACGCTCGGCATCGGGCCGGCCGGCACCGGCAAGACCTACCTCGCGGTCGCGTGCGCGGTCGACGCGCTCGAGCGCGACCAGGTCAAGCGGATCGTGCTGACGCGCCCGGCCGTCGAGGCCGGCGAGCGGCTCGGCTTCCTGCCGGGCGACCTCGCGCAGAAGGTCGACCCGTACCTGCGTCCGCTGTACGACGCGCTGTACGACCTGCTCGGCTTCGACAAGACCGCGAAGATGTTCGAGCGCCAGATGATCGAGATCGCGCCGCTCGCGTACATGCGCGGCCGCACGCTGAACCATGCGTTCATCATCCTCGACGAGGCGCAGAACACGACGCCCGAGCAGATGAAGATGTTCCTCACGCGGATCGGCTTCGGCTCGAAGGCGGTCGTGACCGGCGACACGAGCCAGGTCGACCTGCCGCGCGGCCACAAGAGCGGCCTCGTCGAGGCGCAGCAGGTACTCGGCGGCGTGCGCGGCATCGCGCTCACGCGCTTCACGAGCGCGGACGTCGTGCGCCATCCGCTCGTCGCGCGCATCGTCGAGGCGTACGACGAATTCCACGCGCAGCATCAGGACGGCTGA